The following are from one region of the Chitinophagales bacterium genome:
- a CDS encoding peptidase yields the protein MPSKKARYYYNSHTLRYEPVKVTLKQRLIRWFGQGAATLTLAGIVLLVAYYTIDSPKEKQLKREIERMKFEYELINQKLNNFEKIMQGLQDRDDNIYRVIFEAEPIPTSVRQAGTGGSNKYQDLEFYENADLMISTQRRLDKLSKQLYIQSKSYDELHRMIKAKTEMLAAIPAIQPIANKDLKRIASGFGYRIHPIYKTTRMHTGLDFTAPIGTEIYCTGDGVIAELNEGKGYGRHVIVDHGFGYQTVYAHMKDIFVKKGQKVRRGDVLGTVGNSGLSTAPHLHYEVVKNGRKVDPINYFYNDLTPEEYERVVELASRHNQSFD from the coding sequence ATGCCCAGCAAAAAGGCAAGATATTACTATAATTCCCATACCTTAAGATATGAGCCCGTAAAGGTTACTCTCAAACAACGGCTCATCAGGTGGTTTGGGCAAGGAGCTGCCACGCTTACTCTTGCCGGCATTGTTTTGCTCGTTGCCTATTACACCATTGATTCGCCTAAAGAAAAGCAGCTCAAACGGGAAATAGAACGCATGAAGTTTGAGTATGAGCTTATCAATCAGAAACTGAACAACTTTGAAAAAATCATGCAGGGCCTTCAGGACCGCGATGATAATATCTACAGGGTCATATTTGAAGCCGAACCTATTCCCACCAGTGTGCGTCAGGCAGGTACCGGGGGAAGCAACAAATATCAGGACCTTGAATTTTACGAAAATGCAGACCTGATGATTTCCACTCAAAGGCGCCTGGACAAGTTGAGCAAGCAGTTGTATATACAGTCTAAATCTTATGATGAGCTTCACCGGATGATTAAAGCCAAAACGGAAATGCTTGCCGCCATACCTGCCATCCAACCCATTGCCAATAAAGACCTTAAACGCATTGCCTCAGGCTTTGGCTATCGCATACACCCTATATATAAAACCACGCGCATGCATACCGGTTTGGATTTCACTGCTCCTATAGGAACCGAAATCTACTGCACCGGTGACGGAGTAATAGCAGAATTGAATGAAGGCAAAGGTTATGGCCGTCACGTCATAGTTGATCACGGCTTTGGCTATCAGACGGTCTATGCCCATATGAAAGACATCTTTGTAAAAAAAGGTCAGAAAGTCAGAAGAGGTGATGTGCTCGGAACAGTGGGTAATAGCGGGCTTTCCACGGCTCCACACCTGCACTATGAAGTTGTAAAGAACGGACGCAAGGTGGACCCTATAAATTATTTCTACAACGACCTGACTCCGGAGGAGTATGAACGGGTTGTTGAACTGGCATCCAGACATAATCAATCCTTTGATTAA
- a CDS encoding competence protein, whose protein sequence is MSFLTCGILLIEIRGFACSILQHSTFKTKVKNGLEKPSRGRAKFLYSGCMISFLREIAFVRIIIPFAAGIAGYALRFYPVSIWLVFYSLILASALFVILNYYRPLRNSIRLRWVSGILVSLIFFLAGYIVCFSKTEINHGHHFSGFTTHASKVLLQLSEPLSEKNKSYKTLAKVKLIAFQDTLLPVTGTVIVYFRKDSLSKQLQYGDRIWVTNRFSALPSPKNPHEFNYKRFMTFRQVHHQIFLRSEDWLLSETKGGQAWYAAILSLRQYLIEVLGQHIRNADALAVASSLILGMREKLDDELIRAYSSSGAMHVLAVSGLHVGIIYTLISWLLKFLDHYKKSRVVKSTLIIMVIWLYALVTGLSPSVMRASMMFTLVAVGKNMLRITNIYNILAGSAFILLLYNPYFIMEVGFQLSYLAVLGIVLLHPRIYPLLYLPNWLADKIWMLTSVSVAAQIATFPLGLLYYYQFPVYFLVSNLFVIPLSTLILFLGVALFCLHWLPYAGEITGWLLNLSLEGMNAVVRYIDSLPYSLLQGIAIGIAETWIIYLIIACIIIFFYFHRTEFLLASLSMLTLLLVINTAGQWRALQQSKLVVYSIPRTTAIDFISGNRHFFIADSSLLRDKERMLFHVKHNWWNNRLRLPVTSFSDNQSRSFLKKHENYLLFHHTRILVIDDTYQLPDSKGRLLLDYIILTKDPNVHIRDLSEKFSFQVLIFDGSNSRRKVRLWLRQCEALGIPCYDVASKGAFIALI, encoded by the coding sequence TTGTCTTTTCTGACATGTGGCATCTTGCTTATAGAAATAAGAGGCTTTGCCTGTAGCATACTCCAGCATTCCACTTTCAAAACCAAAGTAAAAAATGGCCTGGAAAAGCCTTCCAGGGGTCGTGCTAAATTTTTATATTCAGGATGCATGATTTCCTTTTTAAGGGAGATTGCATTTGTACGGATTATTATTCCTTTTGCAGCCGGAATAGCAGGATACGCGCTGCGGTTTTATCCTGTGTCCATTTGGCTTGTGTTTTACAGCCTTATTCTGGCATCAGCTCTTTTTGTTATACTTAACTATTATCGCCCTTTAAGAAACAGCATTCGGTTACGGTGGGTTAGCGGAATACTTGTTTCGCTGATATTTTTTTTGGCGGGGTACATTGTATGTTTTTCTAAAACTGAAATCAATCACGGGCATCATTTCAGTGGCTTCACAACCCATGCCTCCAAAGTGCTCTTGCAGCTTTCGGAGCCGCTTTCGGAAAAAAACAAAAGCTATAAAACCCTGGCAAAAGTAAAGCTCATTGCTTTTCAGGATACGCTGCTGCCGGTTACGGGAACAGTTATTGTGTATTTCAGAAAAGACAGCCTTTCAAAGCAGCTCCAATATGGCGACCGCATATGGGTAACAAACAGATTTTCCGCCCTGCCCTCTCCGAAAAATCCCCACGAATTTAATTACAAGCGCTTCATGACTTTCAGGCAGGTGCACCATCAGATTTTTCTTCGTTCCGAAGACTGGCTTCTCTCAGAAACCAAAGGAGGGCAGGCTTGGTATGCGGCAATCCTTTCTCTGAGGCAATATCTCATAGAGGTGTTGGGGCAACATATCCGCAACGCTGATGCGCTGGCTGTGGCCAGCTCACTCATTTTAGGCATGCGCGAGAAACTGGATGATGAATTGATAAGAGCCTACTCCAGTTCCGGAGCCATGCATGTTCTTGCGGTATCCGGATTGCATGTAGGCATTATTTACACCCTTATTTCCTGGCTTCTGAAATTTCTGGATCATTACAAAAAGTCAAGGGTTGTTAAGTCAACTCTGATTATAATGGTAATATGGCTTTATGCACTAGTTACCGGATTGTCCCCTTCAGTAATGAGAGCCTCCATGATGTTTACGCTGGTGGCTGTAGGCAAAAACATGCTGCGGATAACCAATATATATAACATTCTGGCAGGGTCAGCATTTATTTTGCTCCTATATAATCCTTATTTCATCATGGAGGTGGGATTTCAGCTTTCCTACCTTGCTGTGCTGGGCATAGTACTCCTGCATCCCAGGATTTATCCATTGTTGTATTTACCAAACTGGCTGGCTGATAAAATATGGATGCTTACCAGCGTGTCCGTAGCTGCACAAATAGCTACTTTTCCACTGGGGCTTCTTTATTACTATCAGTTCCCGGTATACTTTCTGGTTTCCAATTTATTTGTCATTCCGCTTTCCACCCTTATACTCTTCTTGGGAGTAGCCCTTTTTTGCCTGCACTGGTTGCCTTATGCCGGAGAAATTACCGGTTGGCTGCTGAACCTCTCTTTGGAAGGCATGAATGCAGTTGTTCGTTATATTGATTCGCTGCCCTATTCCCTGCTGCAGGGAATAGCCATTGGCATAGCCGAAACCTGGATTATCTATTTGATTATAGCATGCATTATTATTTTCTTTTATTTTCATCGAACGGAATTTCTGCTTGCCTCACTCAGCATGCTTACACTGCTACTGGTAATAAATACAGCCGGGCAATGGCGGGCACTGCAACAGAGTAAGCTGGTTGTTTACAGCATTCCCCGCACTACAGCGATTGACTTTATCAGTGGCAATCGTCATTTTTTTATTGCCGACAGCAGCCTGCTTAGGGATAAAGAACGGATGCTGTTTCATGTCAAGCATAACTGGTGGAACAACCGCTTGCGTTTACCAGTGACCTCGTTTTCAGATAATCAAAGTCGGTCCTTTCTCAAAAAACACGAAAATTATCTGCTGTTTCATCATACGCGCATCTTGGTTATCGATGATACCTATCAATTGCCGGACAGCAAAGGGCGACTTCTGTTGGACTATATTATTCTGACCAAAGATCCCAACGTGCACATCCGGGATCTGTCGGAAAAATTTTCTTTCCAGGTACTGATATTTGATGGTTCCAATTCTCGGAGGAAAGTCAGGCTCTGGCTCCGGCAGTGCGAAGCTCTGGGTATTCCTTGTTATGATGTAGCTTCAAAAGGAGCCTTCATTGCACTGATTTGA
- the mtnA gene encoding methylthioribose-1-phosphate isomerase encodes MKIGRKHYRTIWVHPDDPTVIQVIDQRMLPHEFHIRDLRHPHDFVHAIKDMVVRGAPLIGITAAYGLYSALLHSHAGNAQQNLQAAYEQLLTTRPTASNLKWALKKQMLAIAEGKNLGEKVRIALEHANQMAEEDIEACKKIGRHGLKIIEQISMRKNGEPVHILTHCNAGWLATVDYGTATAPIYMAHDKGIKVHVWVSETRPRNQGSSLTAYELLEQGVPHTVVVDNACGHLMQRGWVDLCLVGSDRTTSAGDVCNKIGTYLKALAAYENKIPFYAAVPSSSIDWEITDMTQIPIEERSETEVKHIQGFDGKRIVSVLLTPSHSKALNYGFDVTPARFITGLITERGICKPGRKELSMLFFDT; translated from the coding sequence ATGAAAATAGGCCGGAAACATTACCGTACCATATGGGTGCACCCGGATGATCCTACGGTGATTCAGGTTATTGACCAGCGCATGCTACCCCATGAGTTTCACATTCGCGATCTGAGACATCCCCATGATTTTGTGCATGCAATAAAAGACATGGTTGTGCGGGGGGCCCCCTTGATTGGCATTACCGCTGCTTACGGATTGTATTCGGCCCTGTTGCATTCCCACGCCGGTAATGCACAACAGAACCTGCAGGCCGCATATGAGCAGCTTCTTACCACCAGGCCCACTGCCAGCAATTTGAAATGGGCATTAAAAAAACAAATGCTTGCCATTGCCGAGGGGAAAAACCTGGGAGAAAAAGTGCGTATTGCCCTGGAGCATGCGAATCAAATGGCAGAGGAAGATATAGAGGCATGCAAAAAGATTGGCCGTCATGGTCTGAAAATTATTGAACAAATAAGCATGAGAAAAAACGGTGAACCTGTACATATCCTCACGCACTGCAATGCTGGGTGGCTGGCCACAGTGGACTACGGCACGGCTACCGCACCAATTTATATGGCTCACGATAAAGGCATAAAGGTGCACGTATGGGTGAGTGAAACCCGTCCGCGCAATCAGGGTTCAAGCCTGACGGCCTATGAGTTACTGGAACAGGGTGTGCCGCATACAGTAGTGGTAGACAATGCATGTGGGCACCTGATGCAACGCGGTTGGGTTGACCTCTGCCTGGTAGGCTCCGATCGTACGACCTCTGCGGGAGATGTGTGTAACAAAATAGGCACTTATCTGAAAGCCCTTGCAGCCTATGAAAACAAAATACCCTTTTATGCTGCTGTACCATCGTCCAGTATTGACTGGGAAATAACAGACATGACCCAAATACCGATAGAAGAACGCAGTGAAACGGAGGTGAAACACATACAGGGATTTGACGGGAAAAGAATAGTTTCGGTTCTGCTTACCCCTTCACACAGCAAGGCCCTCAACTACGGTTTTGATGTTACCCCGGCACGGTTTATCACCGGTCTTATTACCGAGCGTGGTATTTGCAAACCTGGCCGGAAGGAACTTTCCATGCTCTTTTTCGACACCTGA
- the gpsA gene encoding glycerol-3-phosphate dehydrogenase [NAD(P)+], producing the protein MSEEALEKTIGVIGTGNFGIALANLIAENHQVLLYARRPEVVDQILSERFYAGQKVNASIRPTHDLQEVADTCTLIFPTVPSAFFGDMIKNIAPYLRPEHILIHGTKGFNVRLQAGESLENLSTLTRGQIRTMSELIREETPVLRIGCISGPNLAIELSQHLPAGTVIASRFNEVIRLGIKTLRSERLQVFGSHDLTGVELAGVLKNIIAIGSGAVTGMQLGENARALFITRSLSEITRLGIALGGDVKAFLGLAGIGDIIATASSPYSRNYTVGMRLAQGESLQQIIATSDEVAEGINTVRISKLLADHYKVRAPILNSIYRVLFHGMSTREAVEYLMKYPFKGDVDFL; encoded by the coding sequence ATGTCTGAAGAGGCTCTTGAAAAAACCATAGGAGTTATCGGAACAGGCAATTTTGGTATTGCGCTGGCTAATCTTATCGCTGAAAACCACCAGGTGCTGCTGTATGCCAGAAGACCGGAAGTGGTTGATCAGATACTCTCAGAACGATTCTATGCAGGGCAAAAGGTAAATGCCTCCATACGTCCAACCCATGATCTTCAGGAAGTGGCAGATACCTGCACGCTTATCTTTCCCACCGTTCCCTCTGCTTTTTTTGGTGACATGATCAAGAACATTGCCCCCTATCTGCGCCCGGAACATATTCTAATTCATGGCACCAAAGGTTTTAACGTGCGGCTACAGGCTGGGGAAAGTCTGGAGAACCTATCCACCCTGACACGCGGTCAGATACGTACCATGAGCGAATTGATACGTGAAGAAACACCCGTTTTACGGATTGGATGCATCTCCGGCCCTAATCTTGCCATTGAGCTGTCTCAACACCTGCCTGCCGGTACTGTTATCGCAAGCCGTTTCAATGAGGTCATTCGTCTGGGCATTAAAACCTTGCGCAGCGAACGCCTGCAGGTTTTTGGCAGCCATGACCTCACGGGCGTTGAGCTGGCTGGGGTATTAAAAAATATTATTGCCATTGGGTCAGGCGCTGTCACCGGTATGCAACTGGGAGAAAACGCACGAGCCCTTTTTATTACCAGAAGCCTGAGTGAAATTACCCGGCTGGGCATCGCCCTTGGTGGCGATGTTAAGGCTTTTCTTGGATTGGCAGGCATCGGAGATATTATTGCTACTGCTTCAAGTCCCTACAGCCGCAACTATACGGTGGGCATGCGCCTGGCTCAAGGCGAATCGCTGCAGCAGATTATCGCAACCTCTGATGAAGTTGCCGAAGGCATTAATACAGTACGTATATCTAAACTTCTTGCAGACCATTACAAAGTGCGGGCGCCTATTTTAAACAGCATCTATCGTGTGTTGTTTCACGGTATGTCCACCCGGGAGGCAGTTGAATATTTGATGAAATATCCATTTAAAGGAGACGTGGACTTTCTTTGA
- a CDS encoding transcriptional regulator, translated as MNGLLNWHPDIINPLINKTSNQLAYKEFEVTKLYYSIGEVAEMFNVSTSLIRFWESEFDILKPKKNRKGNRLFTEADIKNLRLIYHLVKERGFTLEGAKKKLRENKSDAINQLEIIESLKKVRSFLIELKENL; from the coding sequence ATGAACGGGTTGTTGAACTGGCATCCAGACATAATCAATCCTTTGATTAATAAAACATCTAATCAATTGGCGTATAAGGAATTTGAAGTAACCAAGCTGTATTATTCCATAGGTGAGGTTGCGGAGATGTTTAATGTATCTACTTCGCTCATTCGTTTCTGGGAAAGCGAGTTTGATATTCTGAAGCCTAAAAAGAACCGCAAGGGCAACCGTCTTTTTACGGAAGCAGATATCAAAAATTTGCGGCTTATCTATCATCTGGTCAAGGAGAGAGGTTTCACCCTGGAGGGGGCAAAGAAAAAACTCAGGGAGAACAAATCCGATGCAATCAATCAGCTTGAAATTATTGAGTCGCTGAAAAAAGTACGCTCTTTTCTGATTGAGTTGAAAGAAAACCTTTGA
- the gatB gene encoding aspartyl/glutamyl-tRNA(Asn/Gln) amidotransferase subunit B, protein MESIHEKYEVTIGLEVHVRLLTDSKLFSNAPNHFASAPNTNVDAVTLAHPGTLPFLNEKAILRAIALGMACQSDIASEVRFERKHYFYPDLPRGYQISQLHAPVCSGGFIPIDTGTYTKKIRLNRIHLEEDAGKSIHDQDENYSLIDLNRAGTPLLEIVTEPDLHHPDEAWHFLYELRKLVRYLDVCDGNMEEGSMRCDANISVKRKEDKGMGTKVEVKNLNSLRFLKKAIQSEVFRQIQLLESGKPVQSHTRGYHAEKGSTFVLRSKEEAEDYRYFPEPDLPPVPITMEMKNQVMNSLPELPFQLAQRLHAQYALGTTDVMGLTEDKRVADYFLEIMKYTSEAQVAANWMLGTVRAWLNQNNVSMESFPIKPRQLAALIDMISRGEVSHSAAVSAVFEEMIANPAAEPRNIVVKLNLFQNSDVATIQRYVTQVVESYPEKVKQFHNGKKGLTTFFMGEIMKASGGKLDPRLTNQILTKTLINKKAI, encoded by the coding sequence ATGGAAAGCATTCACGAAAAATATGAGGTTACCATTGGACTGGAAGTGCATGTACGCCTTCTGACCGATAGCAAGCTTTTTAGCAACGCGCCTAATCATTTTGCCAGTGCACCGAATACCAATGTAGATGCCGTTACCCTAGCTCATCCGGGTACACTTCCTTTTTTGAATGAGAAAGCTATCCTGAGAGCCATCGCCCTGGGAATGGCCTGTCAGAGTGATATTGCCTCCGAAGTACGTTTTGAAAGAAAACATTATTTCTATCCTGATCTGCCCAGGGGCTATCAGATTTCTCAGCTGCATGCTCCGGTGTGTTCGGGCGGATTTATCCCGATAGATACAGGAACATATACCAAAAAGATCAGGCTCAACCGCATTCACCTGGAAGAAGATGCCGGCAAAAGCATCCACGACCAGGATGAAAATTATTCCCTCATTGACCTCAACCGTGCCGGAACGCCATTGCTGGAAATTGTCACCGAACCCGATTTGCATCATCCCGATGAAGCCTGGCATTTTCTCTATGAACTAAGAAAACTGGTGCGTTACCTGGATGTCTGCGATGGTAATATGGAAGAGGGCAGTATGCGGTGTGATGCCAATATTTCTGTGAAACGGAAGGAGGACAAAGGCATGGGCACCAAAGTGGAGGTAAAAAACCTCAACTCCCTTAGGTTTCTGAAAAAAGCTATTCAGTCAGAAGTGTTTCGGCAGATTCAATTGCTGGAATCAGGCAAACCTGTACAATCACATACACGGGGTTACCATGCTGAAAAAGGCTCTACCTTTGTGCTGCGCAGCAAGGAAGAAGCCGAGGATTATCGTTATTTCCCGGAGCCCGATCTTCCCCCCGTGCCAATAACCATGGAAATGAAAAATCAAGTCATGAATAGTTTACCTGAGCTTCCTTTCCAGTTGGCACAACGGTTACACGCGCAATATGCACTCGGCACAACCGATGTAATGGGATTGACTGAAGATAAGCGGGTGGCTGATTACTTTTTGGAAATAATGAAATACACCTCAGAGGCGCAGGTTGCAGCCAACTGGATGCTGGGTACCGTGAGGGCCTGGCTCAATCAAAACAATGTATCCATGGAGTCATTTCCGATAAAACCACGTCAGCTTGCCGCGCTTATTGATATGATTTCACGTGGGGAAGTGAGTCACTCTGCGGCTGTTTCTGCTGTTTTTGAAGAAATGATTGCCAATCCGGCGGCAGAGCCCAGAAATATTGTTGTTAAACTAAACTTGTTTCAGAATTCAGATGTTGCAACTATACAACGTTATGTTACCCAGGTAGTAGAATCCTATCCTGAAAAGGTGAAACAGTTTCATAATGGTAAAAAGGGTTTGACAACTTTTTTTATGGGAGAAATTATGAAGGCTTCAGGAGGCAAACTGGATCCCAGACTTACAAATCAAATTCTGACCAAAACGTTAATCAATAAAAAAGCAATATGA
- the alaS gene encoding alanine--tRNA ligase yields MFSSRDIRNTFLNYFKQQGHLIVPSAPIVVKDDPTLMFTNAGMNQFKDVFLGNRQPPALRVADTQKCLRVSGKHNDLEEVGLDTYHHTMFEMLGNWSFGDYFKREAIAWAWELLTKVYRIDPDQLYVTVFGGSPEENLNPDEEAESYWLNYLDKTRILRFSKKDNFWEMGDTGPCGPCSEIHVDIRSPQERKAVPGISLVNQGHPQVIEIWNLVFIQFNRKADGSLETLPARHIDTGMGFERLCMVLQNKKSTYDTDIFQPLIKTAGELTGHVYGTDPKTDVALRVIADHIRAVAFTIADGQLPDREGSGYVVRRILRRAVRYGFNYLGQQQAFIYKLLPVLAEVMGEQFPELKTQQHLITTVIKEEEENFLRTLEKGIARLMAFIEKEKKTRQIPGALAFELFDTYGFPVDLTSLIARENQFSVDLEDFQRHLNEQKERSRKATAREAGDWIILTDSPKTEFLGYDCLEAPVRITRYRRIKIGDKELYQLVFDRTPFYAEGGGQVGDTGYIIAGDEKVEILDTKRENELILHYAGRLPRQPEREFLAVVNRHRREAAVLNHSATHLLHEALQIVLGSHAEQRGSLVHPDYLRFDFSHFGKVTDEQLREIESLVNEKIRQNIPLDEKRQVPLADARKMGAKALFGEKYGDTVRVIRFGSSIELCGGTHVRATGQIGVFKIISESAVAAGIRRIEALTGARALEFINKKLAALKKIEALVKNPDPVAGVEHLVSQNQQLTKEIEKMRAALTEGLKQNLKKNIRHINGISFISGIVNLNSADAIKQLSFQLKNEVKNLFLVLGARVNGKPLLTIMIDDQLVKEKNLHAGTIVRELAKEIHGGGGGQPFYATAGGNYAEGLPLALQKAEEWIAARAENTAEP; encoded by the coding sequence ATGTTTTCCTCAAGGGATATTAGAAACACATTCCTGAACTATTTTAAACAGCAGGGCCATCTCATTGTTCCTTCAGCTCCCATCGTGGTCAAAGATGATCCTACGCTTATGTTTACTAATGCCGGCATGAACCAGTTTAAGGATGTTTTTCTGGGTAATCGCCAGCCGCCAGCCCTGCGCGTGGCCGATACTCAGAAATGTCTCCGTGTTTCCGGCAAACACAACGATCTGGAAGAGGTGGGCCTGGATACCTACCACCATACCATGTTTGAAATGTTGGGCAACTGGTCATTCGGAGATTATTTTAAGCGGGAGGCAATTGCTTGGGCCTGGGAGTTGCTTACAAAAGTGTATCGTATTGACCCTGACCAATTGTATGTGACTGTTTTTGGGGGTAGTCCGGAGGAAAACCTCAACCCCGATGAAGAGGCCGAAAGCTATTGGCTGAACTATCTGGACAAGACACGCATACTGCGCTTTTCAAAAAAAGATAATTTCTGGGAGATGGGGGATACGGGTCCCTGTGGCCCATGCTCGGAAATCCATGTGGATATCCGCAGCCCGCAGGAAAGAAAGGCAGTGCCGGGAATATCTCTGGTCAATCAGGGACACCCTCAGGTTATTGAAATATGGAATCTGGTTTTCATTCAATTTAACCGAAAGGCTGATGGCAGCCTTGAAACTCTTCCTGCTCGCCATATTGACACCGGAATGGGTTTTGAACGCCTCTGCATGGTTTTGCAAAACAAAAAATCTACATACGATACAGATATTTTTCAGCCCCTTATAAAAACAGCAGGGGAGCTCACCGGCCATGTGTATGGCACAGACCCTAAAACAGATGTTGCCCTTCGTGTGATTGCTGATCATATACGTGCTGTTGCATTTACGATTGCCGATGGTCAGCTCCCCGACCGCGAAGGAAGCGGATACGTAGTGCGCAGAATCCTGCGCAGAGCAGTGCGCTACGGATTCAACTACCTTGGTCAGCAGCAAGCTTTCATTTATAAACTCCTTCCGGTGTTGGCCGAGGTGATGGGCGAGCAGTTTCCCGAATTGAAAACGCAGCAACACCTCATCACCACTGTAATCAAAGAAGAAGAGGAAAATTTTTTGCGCACGCTGGAAAAAGGCATTGCCCGGCTGATGGCATTCATTGAAAAAGAAAAAAAAACAAGACAAATCCCCGGAGCACTTGCCTTTGAGCTGTTTGACACCTATGGGTTTCCCGTTGATTTAACGAGTCTTATCGCGCGCGAAAATCAGTTTTCTGTGGATTTGGAAGATTTTCAGCGCCATCTCAATGAGCAGAAAGAACGTTCAAGAAAGGCCACGGCCCGCGAGGCAGGGGACTGGATCATTCTGACAGATTCCCCCAAGACGGAGTTTTTAGGTTATGACTGTTTGGAGGCGCCCGTCCGCATAACCCGATACCGCAGGATTAAGATAGGCGATAAAGAGCTTTATCAGCTTGTTTTTGACCGCACACCGTTCTATGCCGAAGGAGGTGGGCAGGTAGGGGATACCGGTTACATCATAGCCGGAGATGAAAAGGTGGAAATCCTGGATACGAAAAGAGAAAATGAGCTTATTCTGCATTATGCCGGGCGCCTGCCCCGCCAACCCGAACGGGAATTTCTCGCTGTCGTAAATCGCCACAGACGGGAGGCTGCCGTACTGAATCACTCAGCTACACACCTGTTGCATGAGGCGCTGCAAATTGTTCTGGGCAGTCATGCTGAACAGCGGGGATCGCTTGTGCACCCGGACTATCTGCGTTTTGATTTTTCGCACTTCGGCAAAGTAACTGATGAGCAGCTCCGGGAAATTGAAAGTCTGGTGAATGAAAAAATACGTCAGAATATCCCTCTGGATGAAAAACGTCAGGTTCCTCTGGCGGATGCCCGCAAAATGGGAGCTAAAGCGTTATTTGGCGAAAAATATGGTGATACCGTAAGGGTGATTCGCTTTGGTTCGTCCATTGAACTTTGCGGAGGAACACACGTGAGAGCAACGGGACAAATTGGTGTTTTTAAAATCATTTCCGAAAGTGCCGTAGCTGCTGGTATCAGACGTATTGAAGCTCTTACAGGTGCCCGTGCTCTGGAGTTTATCAACAAGAAACTGGCTGCGCTGAAAAAAATTGAAGCTCTGGTGAAAAATCCTGACCCTGTGGCCGGAGTAGAGCATCTGGTTAGCCAGAATCAGCAGCTTACAAAGGAAATAGAAAAAATGCGGGCCGCACTTACAGAAGGCCTAAAGCAAAATCTCAAGAAAAACATTCGCCATATAAACGGCATCAGTTTCATCAGCGGTATTGTGAATCTGAATTCAGCCGATGCTATTAAACAACTTTCCTTTCAGCTTAAAAATGAAGTGAAAAACCTTTTTCTCGTGCTGGGGGCAAGGGTTAACGGTAAACCGTTGCTGACTATCATGATTGATGACCAACTGGTCAAGGAAAAGAACCTTCATGCCGGAACAATTGTGAGGGAGCTCGCAAAGGAAATTCACGGTGGAGGCGGGGGGCAGCCATTTTACGCTACTGCAGGCGGAAATTATGCAGAGGGCTTACCGCTGGCCCTGCAAAAAGCTGAAGAATGGATTGCGGCCCGGGCTGAAAACACAGCTGAACCCTGA
- the pfkA gene encoding ATP-dependent 6-phosphofructokinase, with protein MPKIKKIGVFTSGGDAPGMNAAIRAVVRTARYYKLEVAGILRGYEGMIEGEFVPLKARSVSNIIQRGGTILKAGRSKRFLEKKWRRQAYENLKKENIEGVVAIGGDGTFKGALVFSNEFNIPFIGMPGTIDNDLYGTDFTIGYDTAINTAVDAIDKIRDTADSHDRCFFVEVMGRDAGFIALRSGIASGAEAILIPERKTKISELITLLKNGKQRGKTSNIVVVAEGDDAGHAFNIADLVKQKLKDFDIRVVVLGHLQRGGSPTCMDRILASRLGVAAVEALMDGKKNIMVGVQGGKIAYVPFEKATKHHQEVDPYLLRIANLLSHPASK; from the coding sequence ATGCCAAAAATAAAGAAAATAGGGGTGTTTACTTCTGGCGGAGATGCCCCGGGCATGAATGCCGCTATCCGCGCAGTAGTGCGCACAGCAAGATATTACAAATTAGAAGTTGCAGGTATTTTACGCGGATATGAAGGTATGATTGAAGGGGAATTTGTTCCCCTGAAAGCCCGTTCGGTAAGCAACATCATACAACGGGGCGGCACAATTCTGAAAGCTGGCCGCAGCAAACGTTTTCTTGAAAAGAAATGGCGCAGGCAGGCCTATGAAAATCTTAAAAAAGAAAATATTGAAGGGGTGGTAGCCATTGGTGGTGACGGCACCTTTAAGGGAGCGCTGGTTTTTTCCAATGAGTTCAACATCCCCTTCATCGGCATGCCGGGCACCATTGATAATGATCTCTATGGCACAGACTTTACCATAGGCTATGACACCGCCATCAATACGGCCGTGGACGCTATTGATAAAATCCGCGATACGGCTGACTCGCATGACCGATGCTTCTTTGTGGAAGTGATGGGACGCGATGCCGGATTTATCGCATTGCGCAGTGGAATTGCCAGCGGAGCCGAAGCCATTCTTATTCCTGAAAGGAAAACAAAAATCAGCGAACTCATTACACTGCTGAAAAACGGCAAGCAGCGTGGCAAAACCTCCAACATTGTGGTAGTTGCTGAAGGTGATGATGCAGGACACGCTTTTAACATTGCTGACCTTGTAAAACAAAAACTCAAAGACTTTGATATCCGGGTAGTCGTGCTGGGGCATCTGCAGCGGGGTGGAAGCCCCACGTGCATGGATCGTATTCTGGCCAGCAGACTTGGCGTTGCAGCCGTGGAAGCCCTCATGGACGGAAAGAAGAACATCATGGTAGGCGTGCAGGGCGGTAAAATTGCTTATGTGCCTTTTGAAAAAGCCACCAAACACCACCAGGAAGTAGATCCCTACTTGCTGCGCATTGCCAACCTGCTTTCTCACCCGGCCAGTAAATAA